TGCCCAGACTGCCTTGGTCTTTTGGGCTACAGAAAATTCCCCTTGTCGCCAAAATCTGAAGCGACAAAAGTCTAATCGGGGTATCTCTTGAAACATCATCATCGCTACTTTTTCTTTAGAGAGCGGTGCAACTAGGTGCAGTTCTTTGAGAGANNNNNNNNNNNNNNNNNNNNNNNNNNNNNNNNNNNNNNNNNNNNNNNNNNNNNNNNNNNNNNNNNNNNNNNNNNNNNNNNNNNNNNNNNNNNNNNNNNNNNNNNNNNNNNNNNNNNNNNNNNNNNNNNNNNNNNNNNNNNNNNNNNNNNNNNNNNNNNNNNNNNNNNNNNNNNNNNNNNNNNNNNNNNNNNNNNNNNNNNNNNNNNNNNNNNNNNNNNNNNNNNNNNNNNNNNNNNNNNNNNNNNNNNNNNNNNNNNNNNNNNNNNNNNNNNNNNNNNNNNNNNNNNNNNNNNNNNNNNNNNNNNNNNNNNNNNNNNNNNNNNNNNNNNNNNNNNNNNNNNNNNNNNNNNNNNNNNNNNNNNNNNNNNNNNNNNNNNNNNNNNNNNNNNNNNNNNNNNNNNNNNNNNNNNNNNNNNNNNNNNNNNNNNNNNNNNNNNNNNNNNNNNNNNNNNNNNNNNNNNNNNNNNNNNNNNNNNNNNNNNNNNNNNNNNNNNNNNNNNNNNNNNNNNNNNNNNNNNNNNNNNNNNNNNNNNNNNNNNNNNNNNNNNNNNNNNNNNNNNNNNNNNNNNNNNNNNNNNNNNNNNNNNNNNNNNNNNNNNNNNNNNNNNNNNNNNNNNNNNNNNNNNNNNNNNNNNNNNNNNNNNNNNNNNNNNNNNNNNNNNNNNNNNNNNNNNNNNNNNNNNNNNNNNNNNNNTGGCGGTGGGGCGGCGCAGCGGTGGGTCCTGGCGGCGGCGCTCGGCCCATATCTGGGCCCTATGGGCCCCATCTGGGcttgggcgggccggcggcggggctgaTCCCTGGCGAGTCTTCCGGGAGGCGGGGGAACAGCGCTGAGTGGCGAGGTGCTGGCGGCGCCAGCGCCAGCCTGCTGCAGCATGGCTGGCGGGGCTTAGCGGGCCCGTTGCAGGCCTGGCCGGGCCAGGTGTGGCCTGGTTTGCCCCGCTGCCGTGTCCGGACGGCAACCGCGAATGTGCCGGAGGCATGGGCTTCTCGCACAACGGCGgaggaggtggttccctcccgctcgGCCTTGGTGTTGCTGCTCCTGTCGCTTGGCTCTTCTCTCCGGCCTTCTTGGCCTCGTGTTGGTGCTCGTAGTGAGACAGCTTGGGTGGCGGCGCATCCGCGATGGCGCATGGTGTTGGGCGGTGGTTTGGCTGGTCGGCTCCGGTTGGGCGGTGGGGTTGGTGTGCGGGAGAAACCCTTGCCGGTTTGGCCGGCTCCGATGCGGTGAGACCGACGGGTGCCACCTTTCCTTCTTGGAGGGTGTCGGTGGTAGCCATCCTCCACTTCCCTCCgcataccgggggaaaccctaggactcgtccgggcggcagcgtcgtcggcgccgcattccttcttgaaggtgccgCTTGGTACGCGGCAGATCGGAGCCTCGAGCGATGGTGGTGTGTCTCTGGAGGGCGCAGCGGTGGCGGTTCATCCATGCTTTGTCGAACTGCCGTTGTTGGCATTCTTTTCTACTTTTCTTTTGGGCTTGTTGTGCTGCTCGCCCCGGCAATGCTATGTGTATGGTGTtcgttgctttggaatacaaagcgggggaaaccctttttcggtaaataGTTGTATCAAGCTACCTAACCATGTGAATGATATTTGAGTTTagcagaaatgaaaaaaaaatcagggAAATGAAATTGACAAAATTGTTTTCTTTGCTTTTCGGTTCAGTGAACTTCCTATACATATCCAcaagtatacacaatgcaaaattGTTCTCATGACTGACTAATCCTTTAAAAGGTGGATGCCAGCTGCAGGGAACTAGAGCTCAGGGTATCTACAAGCTAAGAACATTCAGAAGAGAAACTCTATTCTGGATCAATCTCCTGTACAGAAGTTCCACTCCGCTCTCAAGATCTCCAATACTGTGCTCCAATGCCTGCAATTGCTCCTCTTCACACACAACTTTGGTCCTGTGGAATGTTTTGGAGGCAAGAGACCACTTGGGCATCTCAACTTGCTTCGACAAGATTGACCATGTGGATTCGAGCAGCGAAATGGTGATCTCTCTCGCTTCAGCCAGTAGCATCACCACCCTACAGTCGTTCTTGTCGGAAGCAGTCTTCTTGGTGATCTTCTTGAACTGTTTTTGCACCTTGTTTGCTAGCCTGacatatgtcttgacttgagaagaCACATCCTCTCCTCTTTTGTGAACTAAAAGGAGCTCTTGGACAGTCATCTTCAATTCCATGAAGCTCTCCCGCATGCCGTTGCAGAGGTCGAGCACGACGAGGGACCGTCCAAGCTCCGCCTCTACTGCCGCCCTTTGAAGGCTCTGGCAAAGGCTGACTTGGCTGCTTGGTGTGCACATCATCTTCTCGATGGAGCTGTAGATGTCACCGAGCCTCCTCAAGCCATCACACATCGTATCGATGGTCGCCGAGGGCGAAGAGATGGTTGTGCTCAGGCTCTGGAACTGCTCCTCGGCTTCCGCTCTGTTTGAGCGAGGGCTCGAAGGCGTGCTTGCCGATCGTAGATGGTAAGCCATGCTTGGAGATTGAAGCTTTGTTGCTGTTTTCTTCTGTATAGAAATGGAAGAGAATGGTAGGCAGTGTGTTGGTGCTGAAGTCTTGGGGTTCTCCCtgtacatatactccctccgttccgaattacttgtcttggatttatctagatacggatgtatctagatacatccgtatctagataaatccaagacaagtaattcggaacggagggagtatatcagagAGGCAACAGCAATGACACGATGAACAGAGCAGCCGACAGCAAGATTCTCATCTGCTAACCTCCATAGGAGAGTACCTGCTTTTGGTTAGCGTGGCAAACATCAATGAGTAAGCATATATGCCTGGCATGTCTTGGTTATTGATAACACAGTACACTGCACGGGTGCTTCGTTTGATTTCGGATCTCGGTATATTGATAATGAAGTAGTactggccaaggaaataaaatgcaGTTTTTCTGTTGCTGAGAGGAATAATTCATCTGGTTGTCCGCTAATTTTTCAACATTAGGATGAGGTCTTCTGCTTGTGCGGCAGCACTGGCGTGTTTCAGCTATCCACGTACAACCAGGACAACCATGTAAGTGCACACTGATTGTCCTTTTAATATTAAATTTCATCTGGCTGTCTGAGATTATCGTGTGAGTGAAACTTACTTGGGATGCATCATGCATGCTAAGCATAAACAAGAAATGTAATACTTAATAAGAATGTAACGGAATGTTTGAAAAGTTATGGTCGAAAGGAATTGCGGACAGCGATGGAAGGCGCGGGCTCTGGCGACTCGGGCCCCTTCGCCGCCCCGCTGGCCGCCTCCCCGGCCGAGCCCCCCTTGCCGCCGGCGGCCCCTTCCGCTGTGGCCTCCGCCTCCCccgctgctccctcctccccgccggcCTCTCCCCTCCCGTCCCCTGAACCTCCCGGGCGGGTGGTTTGGGCGGACTAGGCGGAGGACGCCGACCGCGCCGCGGGCCGGCCGGTCGAGTGCCGTGACCGCGTTCCCCCGCCCGCTCCGGCTCGCCCCACGCCGCCACGCTCCGCCGGCGGCCTTACTCCCGGGGGTGGGAGTTCGGCTGCCCGGACGTGCGTGCGNNNNNNNNNNGCCGGTGACCGCGGGGAAAGGTGCGGCCTTTGGGGCTGGGATTGGGgaaggccgccgccgccggcgcccctcCGGTTGGGGCGTGGCTGGTCGGGCGGACCGAGGACCTGCCCTGGCCTCCTGGAAGGTCCCCACCTAGCCCGCCCCGCGTCGGCCGGtcgccccgccgtcgccctcgaccGCCGGCGTGCCGCTACTTTCCCAACGCGCTCTGTTCCGACCCTTCATCGCCTTCTTCGGCTCCTCCCGGGTCTGCTGCACTCCGTCTCCCTGCCGCCTCGCGGCCCCTCGCCCGCCGGCCCGGCCGTCCGCCGCGTCCTCGTCGCCGGGGGCGGCGGCTGGAACCCTAGCTGGGGNNNNNNNNNNNNNNNNNNNNNNNNNNNNNNNNNNNNNNNNNNNNNNNNNNNNNNNNNNNNNNNNNNNNNNNNNNNNNNNNNNNNNNNNNNNNNNNNNNNNNNNNNNNNNNNNNNNNNNNNNNNNNNNNNNNNNNNNNNNNNNNNNNNNNNNNNNNNNNNNNNNNNNNNNNNNNNNNNNNNNNNNNNNNNNNNNNNNNNNNNNNNNNNNNNNNNNNNNNNNNNNNNNNNNNNNNNNNNNNNNNNNNNNNNNNNNNNNNNNNNNNNNNNNNNNNNNNNNNNNNNNNNNNNNNNNNNNNNNNNNNNNNNNNNNNNNNNNNNNNNNNNNNNNNNNNNNNNNNNNNNNNNNNNNNNNNNNNNNNNNNNNNNNNNNNNNNNNNNNNNNNNNNNNNNNNNNNNNNNNNNNNNNNNNNNNNNNNNNNNNNNNNNNNNNNNNNNNNNNNNNNNNNNNNNNNNNNNNNNNNNNNNNNNNNNNNNNNNNNNNNNNNNNNNNNNNNNNNNNNNNNNNNNNNNNNNNNNNNNNNNNNNNNNNNNNNNNNNNNNNNNNNNNNNNNNNNNNNNNNNNNNNNNNNNNNNNNNNNNNNNNNNNNNNNNNNNNNNNNNNNNNNNNNNNNNNNNNNNNNNNNNNNNNNNNNNNNNNNNNNNNNNNNNNNNNNNNNNNNNNNNNNNNNNNNNNNNNNNNNNNNNNNNNNNNNNNNNNNNNNNNNNNNNNNNNNNNNNNNNNNNNNNNNNNNNNNNNNNNNNNNNNNNNNNNNNNNNNNNNNNNNNNNNNNNNNNNNNNNNNNNNNNNNNNNNNNNNNNNNNNNNNNNNNNNNNNNNNNNNNNNNNNNNNNNNNNNNNNNNNNNNNNNNNNNNNNNNNNNNNNNNNNNNNNNNNNNNNNNNNNNNNNNNNNNNNNNNNNNNNNNNNNNNNNNNNNNNNNNNNNNNNNNNNNNNNNNNNNNNNNNNNNNNNNNNNNNNNNNNNNNNNNNNNNNNNNNNNNNNNNNNNNNNNNNNNNNNNNNNNNNNNNNNNNNNNNNNNNNNNNNNNNNNNNNNNNNNNNNNNNNNNNNNNNNNNNNNNNNNNNNNNNNNNNNNNNNNNNNNNNNNNNNNNNNNNNNNNNNNNNNNNNNNNNNNNNNNNNNNNNNNNNNNNNNNNNNNNNNNNNNNNNNNNNNNNNCACCCCGCGGCGCCCCCTCCTCGGGCTGAGCCCTCTGACACTGCCGCCACCCGCCGATACCAGCCTCCTCGGTCCCAGCCGAGCCATCCTCCGGGCAGCGGGGGCCCCGGGGCCCGTGGCCGCcaaggcgccaagaagaagaagaagcggggtgCTGCCCGCACCCCCGCTAACGCGGTTCTCGCACCCGCGTCTTCGGGCACGCTCATCTCTGAGGCCCCCCGTGACCTTCCTCCGTGCTTCAACTGTGGTGAGGCTGGCCACTTCCAGGTTGACTGCCCCAACCCGCCGATGTGCTACCTTTGCAAGGAATTGGGCCATCCAACGGTCCTCTGCCCCGACCGTCCGATGACTGGGGAGCTCATGATGTACGGCCACGGCATCGAGGGCCTCAGATTCTTCCACATCGAGGTGGAAGACGTCCCCCCTCCGTCCCCTTCGCTCCTTGCTGTCGTGTCCATCGTGGGGGCCGGGGTTGCCTCGCCTGAGATGATCGAGGCGGAGCTTAACCACCTCTGCCGTCGTGTCTGGGACTGGCAGGTGACCCCGACCTCGGACAACTCCTTCACCGTGGTCTTCCCCGACGCTCTCAGCCTGGGCCTCTGCACCCGTAGCGACGACATCACCCTCGCCCTCAACAAGCTCATCGTCAACATCTCTGAGCCCCTGTTGGATCCCAAGGCGGTTTCCGTGCTGGACACCGCTTGGATTCTCATAGCGGGCCTCCCCGACATCGCCCGCTCTGAGAAGGTGATCCGGAGCATGTCTAAGCTcctgggcaaggtggtggtggtggacgagctctctctccgcaaggaggaggaggtccgcgTCAAGGTCAAGTGTCTGGACTCCTCCACCCTCCGTGCCTCAGTTCGAGTGTTCTTCAATGACCAGGGATTCGACCTCAAGATCTACCCCGAGCCCCACAACCACGTCGGCCGTCCTCACCACTTCGCTGCAGATCACTTCGGTAGGGGCGGCGCGAACTCCCGCGACGATTCCCACTACCGCCGGCCGCGCCCCTCCCGCCACGAGGacccggaggacgacgacgagcaCTCCGGCCGCAGCCGCTCCCCCTCTTGGGACCCCTCTCCTCCCCCGGGGCGGGGAGACTCGGGTGCGGGCCGGTCGCGTGGGTTGGCCCTCCCCTCCGAGCCGCCACCTCCACGCTGcctgccccctctccctcctcctcggcCGAGCTCAGCGACATCTCCAGCGTCAGCCTCCTCGTCCTCCCGGCATCTTCGCCGCGCTCGCCGTGTGCTCTTCCTGTGGTGGCCACGGACCCCCCCGTCTCCGACCTCGGCACTTCTGCTGCCTCCGGCCTCGCCATCGTCGGTGCctcctgtagggtttcgtagtaatttcaaaaaaatttctacgcacacgcaagatcatgtgatgcatagcaacgagaggggagagtgttgtctacgtacccaacgcagaccgactgcggaagcgttgacacaacgtagaagaa
The Triticum dicoccoides isolate Atlit2015 ecotype Zavitan unplaced genomic scaffold, WEW_v2.0 scaffold2961, whole genome shotgun sequence DNA segment above includes these coding regions:
- the LOC119345794 gene encoding uncharacterized protein LOC119345794 — its product is MAYHLRSASTPSSPRSNRAEAEEQFQSLSTTISSPSATIDTMCDGLRRLGDIYSSIEKMMCTPSSQVSLCQSLQRAAVEAELGRSLVVLDLCNGMRESFMELKMTVQELLLVHKRGEDVSSQVKTYVRLANKVQKQFKKITKKTASDKNDCRVVMLLAEAREITISLLESTWSILSKQVEMPKWSLASKTFHRTKVVCEEEQLQALEHSIGDLESGVELLYRRLIQNRVSLLNVLSL